One genomic window of Arachis stenosperma cultivar V10309 chromosome 10, arast.V10309.gnm1.PFL2, whole genome shotgun sequence includes the following:
- the LOC130957593 gene encoding uncharacterized protein LOC130957593: MGATPFHRSILEVRLPKYFNKPTNMRYDGTQDPLEHLMAFEARMNLEGVGDEVRCRAFPVTLAGPAIRWFNGLPQGSMYGFSDISRAFLVQFPTRIAKAKHPINLLGVTQRPGEPTRKYLNRFNDECLEIDGLTDSVASLCLTNDLLNEDFRKHLTTKPVWTMHEIQTVAKEYINDEEVSQVMAANKRQPSYNQPRQQGNGERQKEQAKDGGSSKAPRPFSRVGKFTNYTPLTLSIMEVYQQIAEKGILSKPRELKDRTGGNKSLYCDYHKGYGHQTQDCFDLKDALEQAIRDDKLTEFSHLIREPRRRHHDQDEEGKTRSAKR; the protein is encoded by the coding sequence ATGGGTGCCACCCCGTTCCACCGATCCATCCTCGAAGTCCGGTTGCCGAAGTACTTCAACAAACCAACGAACATGAGGTATGATGGAACCCAAGATCCTCTGGAACACCTCATGGCCTTCGAGGCTAGAATGAATCTGGAGGGAGTAGGAGACGAGGTGAGGTGCCGCGCCTTCCCGGTCACCCTGGCAGGACCCGCGATTCgatggtttaacggcctcccgCAGGGATCCATGTATGGGTTTTCGGACATCAGCCGTGCCTTCTTAGTTCAATTCCCAACCCGGATAGCAAAGGCAAAGCATCCGATTAACCTACTTGGGGTAACCCAAAGGCCCGGGGAGCcgaccagaaaatacctgaaccGGTTCAATGATGAATGCTTAGAAATCGACGGCTTAACCGACTCGGTGGCCAGCCTTTGTCTGACGAACGACCTCCTTAACGAGGACTTCCGAAAGCACCTCACCACAAAGCCGGTTTGGACGATGCATGAGATCCAAACCGTAGCCAAGGAATACATAAATGATGAGGAAGTCAGTCAAGTCATGGCTGCCAATAAACGGCAGCCCTCCTACAATCAACCCAGGCAACAAGGTAACGGAGAAAGACAAAAGGAGCAGGCCAAAGACGGAGGATCGAGTAAAGCACCCAGACCATTTTCCCGTGTCGGAAAATTCACCAATTACACCCCACTCACCCTCTCcatcatggaagtttatcaGCAAATAGCCGAGAAAGGAATTTTGTCGAAGCCCCGAGAACTCAAGGACCGTACCGGGGGAAACAAGAGCCTCTACTGTGACTACCATAAGGGCTATGGGCACCAAACACAGGACTGTTTCGACCTGAAGGATGCACTAGAACAAGCGATAAGGGACGACAAACTGACCGAATTCTCCCATCTTATAAGGGAGCCGAGGAGGCGACATCACGACCAGGATGAGGAGGGCAAGACCCGATCGGCGAAACGGTGA